One window of the Candidatus Chryseobacterium colombiense genome contains the following:
- a CDS encoding OsmC family protein yields the protein MKRNATAVWNGTIKEGNGHITTQSTTLNQTQYSFNSRFADGVGTNPEELLAAAHAGCFTMKLSAELSQAGYTPEELTTKSVITLDPNIGKITRSELTLTAKVPGISEEEFQKYAKIAEEGCPVSAAFNFEITLEATLA from the coding sequence ATGAAACGTAACGCAACAGCCGTTTGGAACGGTACTATTAAAGAAGGAAACGGACACATCACTACTCAAAGCACAACATTAAACCAAACCCAGTATTCTTTCAACAGTCGCTTTGCGGACGGAGTCGGAACAAATCCTGAAGAATTATTGGCTGCAGCTCATGCGGGATGCTTTACCATGAAATTAAGTGCAGAACTTTCTCAGGCAGGTTATACTCCTGAAGAATTAACTACAAAATCTGTCATCACGTTAGACCCCAATATTGGAAAAATCACAAGGTCTGAATTGACATTAACAGCAAAAGTTCCGGGAATTTCAGAAGAAGAATTTCAGAAATATGCTAAAATTGCTGAAGAAGGATGCCCAGTAAGTGCTGCTTTCAATTTTGAGATTACTCTGGAAGCTACTTTGGCTTAA